In Leucobacter sp. CX169, a single genomic region encodes these proteins:
- the argF gene encoding ornithine carbamoyltransferase — translation MIRHFLRDDDLSPAEQTLVLDRAERLKRDRFAERPLEGPKTAAVIFDKTSTRTRVSFSVGVSDLGGAPLIMDSGSSQLGVKESIEDTAKVLSRMVSLIVWRTFSHAGLEEMAANSSVPVINSLSDDFHPCQILADLLTIREHKGELAGLTATYLGDSANNMGHSYLLGLATAGMHVRIAGPAGFHPRADIIADAEKIAAQTGGSVTVLQDPVAAVTGADAVITDTWVSMGQEAEKAERVERFGPYRVTPELMQLAQPDAIFLHCLPAYREYEVDAAVIDGPQSVVWDEAENRVHAQKALMSWLLDESN, via the coding sequence GTGATCAGACACTTCCTTCGCGACGACGACCTTTCCCCTGCCGAGCAGACTCTGGTGCTCGACCGTGCGGAGCGTCTGAAGCGCGATCGATTTGCGGAGCGACCGCTCGAGGGCCCGAAGACCGCCGCGGTGATCTTCGACAAGACCTCGACCCGCACGCGGGTGAGCTTCTCGGTGGGGGTCAGTGATCTCGGTGGTGCGCCACTGATCATGGACTCCGGATCCTCACAGCTCGGCGTCAAAGAGTCGATCGAAGACACCGCAAAGGTGCTCTCGCGCATGGTTTCGCTGATTGTCTGGCGTACTTTTTCGCACGCTGGGCTCGAAGAGATGGCGGCGAACTCCAGCGTTCCCGTCATTAACTCGCTCTCGGACGACTTCCACCCCTGCCAGATCCTCGCCGACCTGCTCACTATCCGTGAGCACAAGGGTGAGCTTGCGGGCCTCACAGCGACCTACCTGGGCGATTCGGCCAACAATATGGGCCACTCGTACCTGCTCGGACTTGCGACCGCTGGCATGCACGTCCGCATCGCTGGCCCAGCCGGCTTCCACCCGCGCGCCGACATCATCGCCGACGCCGAGAAGATCGCCGCGCAGACCGGCGGCAGCGTGACGGTCCTGCAGGATCCCGTCGCCGCCGTGACCGGCGCCGACGCCGTGATCACCGACACCTGGGTGTCGATGGGGCAGGAAGCGGAGAAGGCCGAGCGCGTCGAGCGTTTCGGCCCGTATCGGGTCACCCCCGAGCTCATGCAGCTCGCCCAGCCCGACGCGATCTTCCTCCACTGCCTTCCCGCATATCGGGAGTACGAGGTCGACGCCGCCGTCATCGACGGGCCGCAGAGTGTCGTGTGGGACGAGGCGGAGAACCGCGTCCACGCGCAGAAAGCGCTCATGTCCTGGCTGCTCGACGAGAGCAACTAG
- a CDS encoding nitrilase-related carbon-nitrogen hydrolase, with amino-acid sequence MRIALLQASSSPLDVDTNLGALRAGAAEAVAAGAELILAPELFVTGHVPLLLADWLTQDRVADIPERIALIAAEQGIAVATGFPDLHPEGGFTISAGLWSASGEEVLRYAKVHLWGDEPGAFTASTVAPRVADWNGRRVAFQICYDIEFPEPARFLAAQGADLLLVPTAIEAGSEYVPMTTVPSRAAENALVVAYADHAFHADLPFAGLSTVAGREGRVLGRAGAGVELLVADIPDPAPVLAGEADYLRDRRPELYRDWEASA; translated from the coding sequence ATGCGCATCGCCCTGCTCCAAGCATCATCGTCGCCGCTTGACGTCGACACGAACCTCGGCGCGCTGCGGGCGGGGGCGGCGGAGGCGGTCGCCGCCGGCGCCGAGCTGATCCTTGCCCCCGAGTTGTTCGTGACGGGTCACGTGCCGCTGCTCCTCGCAGACTGGCTCACACAGGATCGCGTCGCCGACATTCCCGAGCGCATCGCGCTCATCGCCGCCGAGCAGGGCATCGCGGTGGCCACGGGGTTCCCCGATCTGCACCCCGAGGGCGGGTTCACCATCTCCGCTGGTCTCTGGAGCGCGAGCGGCGAGGAGGTGCTGCGCTACGCGAAGGTCCACCTGTGGGGGGACGAGCCGGGCGCGTTTACCGCGTCGACGGTGGCGCCCCGAGTCGCGGACTGGAACGGACGCCGCGTGGCCTTCCAGATTTGCTACGACATCGAGTTCCCCGAGCCCGCGCGCTTCCTCGCCGCGCAGGGCGCGGACCTGTTGCTCGTGCCGACAGCGATCGAGGCCGGCTCGGAGTACGTGCCCATGACGACGGTCCCGTCGCGTGCCGCCGAGAACGCCCTGGTCGTCGCGTACGCGGACCATGCGTTCCACGCAGATCTGCCGTTCGCAGGGTTGAGCACGGTGGCGGGGCGCGAGGGGCGCGTGCTCGGTCGCGCCGGCGCCGGGGTCGAGCTGCTCGTAGCGGACATTCCCGATCCGGCTCCCGTTTTGGCGGGCGAGGCAGACTACCTCCGCGACCGCCGGCCGGAGCTCTACCGTGACTGGGAAGCTTCGGCCTAG
- a CDS encoding Lrp/AsnC family transcriptional regulator, producing MDSTVDALPRVLRELQADGRESYTRIAERLGMSRRQVTQIVQEAIERGEVHITASVSPDLLGVERLAYLQISVDGPVAQLCEALVAMPETSFVSETSGATPLDAELRVGADPHLREAMDRIRALPGVREIQAHLYESIEVNLYSPLRSGRTSFDVDAADLAIVRALRDDGRASFLELGQAANISPSGARLRLRKLIAQGALKVVGIPLRGKRSGPAPIGIGISIQGPLDAPLARVRALDPEFLSVTVGEFDMIAMVTADNTADLLAWMEQVRSIPGVVNTSSWSHLRIAKEQYGHGHSLEPFTPVGKGAVIWGENPSPDEG from the coding sequence ATGGATTCCACGGTCGATGCCCTGCCGCGCGTGCTTCGCGAGCTCCAAGCAGACGGCCGCGAGAGCTACACACGCATCGCTGAACGACTCGGCATGTCCCGTCGCCAAGTCACCCAAATCGTGCAGGAAGCGATCGAACGCGGCGAAGTGCACATCACCGCGTCAGTGAGTCCTGATCTGCTCGGGGTAGAGCGTCTGGCCTACCTACAAATTTCCGTCGACGGCCCAGTCGCGCAGCTTTGCGAAGCACTCGTCGCGATGCCCGAAACATCCTTCGTTTCCGAAACGAGCGGGGCCACGCCGCTCGATGCGGAGCTGCGAGTGGGCGCCGACCCCCATCTTCGAGAGGCGATGGACCGGATCCGCGCGCTGCCCGGGGTCCGTGAGATTCAGGCACACCTGTATGAGAGCATCGAGGTGAACCTCTACTCGCCGCTGCGCAGCGGACGCACGAGCTTCGACGTTGATGCGGCAGATCTCGCGATCGTTCGCGCCCTCCGCGACGACGGGCGTGCATCGTTTCTCGAACTCGGACAGGCGGCCAATATCTCGCCCAGCGGTGCACGCCTACGGCTGCGCAAACTGATCGCACAGGGCGCGCTGAAAGTCGTCGGAATCCCGCTGCGCGGCAAGCGATCTGGGCCTGCTCCCATCGGGATTGGGATCAGCATCCAGGGACCGCTCGACGCTCCCCTCGCCCGAGTGCGCGCGCTCGATCCTGAGTTTCTCTCAGTCACCGTCGGCGAATTTGACATGATCGCGATGGTCACTGCGGACAACACGGCAGACCTCCTTGCGTGGATGGAGCAGGTGCGCTCTATCCCCGGCGTCGTGAACACGTCGTCCTGGTCGCACCTGCGAATTGCGAAGGAGCAGTACGGGCACGGGCACTCGCTCGAACCATTCACCCCCGTGGGGAAAGGCGCGGTCATCTGGGGCGAGAACCCCTCCCCCGACGAAGGCTAG
- a CDS encoding cytosine permease has protein sequence MNDNAELTETQAIRVERAVAAEATYGSLPLLKPERVWGAGDFSWVTISLAIATWAFMTGGSTVLLVGFTDGIAAMLIGNSVGLAIMVLGSVVLSQRLGLEQYRALKSVFGAIGVAIVVFTVVLLTEVGWTSLLGIMFGRAFTEISNQAFGTGLETMGPIVTVFALLAILAGWFVLSRGPVTISKLNRFVAPGLIVIVVLMMTLLMSQHSWSDLLAAPPMAPFENDSLNFMMAVEFNLGAGLSWWPVMGTLARLTRRPKAAVWPAYAGVFLGTSVAQVVGMAAALMIGEADPTAWMVPLGGPILGVLTLLFVGFANITSMASISYSTVLALKQSSGRLLARLRWPQLCAVFLALPAILSLFPGFMYTHFMTFVVVTGSFIAALCGVIIADYFILRKQAIPLRALYASGRSDPLQFTGGVNVAALVSVVIAAAFYLWIYNPITLETQPLFQYATASVPTVLIAMMSHIVLSHVFYIRRGLGGYDAKDTFAAAGKE, from the coding sequence GTGAACGACAATGCCGAACTGACCGAGACGCAGGCCATCCGCGTTGAGCGGGCCGTGGCCGCCGAGGCTACCTACGGCTCGCTTCCGCTGCTGAAGCCGGAGCGTGTGTGGGGCGCGGGCGACTTCAGCTGGGTGACCATCAGCCTGGCGATTGCCACCTGGGCGTTCATGACCGGTGGATCGACCGTACTGCTCGTTGGATTCACCGACGGCATCGCCGCGATGCTCATCGGCAATAGCGTGGGCCTGGCGATCATGGTGCTCGGCAGCGTGGTGCTCAGCCAGCGTTTGGGCCTCGAACAATATCGGGCGCTCAAGTCGGTGTTTGGTGCGATCGGCGTCGCCATCGTGGTGTTTACTGTTGTGCTGCTCACCGAGGTGGGCTGGACGTCGCTGCTCGGCATCATGTTTGGCCGCGCCTTTACCGAGATATCGAACCAGGCTTTTGGGACGGGACTTGAGACGATGGGCCCCATCGTCACGGTGTTCGCGCTGCTCGCGATCCTGGCGGGATGGTTCGTCCTCTCCCGCGGCCCGGTGACGATCAGTAAGCTCAACCGCTTCGTCGCCCCCGGCCTCATCGTGATCGTGGTGCTCATGATGACGCTGCTCATGTCGCAGCACTCGTGGTCAGACCTGCTCGCGGCGCCCCCGATGGCCCCGTTCGAGAATGACTCGCTCAACTTCATGATGGCGGTCGAGTTCAACCTCGGCGCCGGACTTTCCTGGTGGCCAGTCATGGGAACGCTCGCGCGCCTGACCCGACGTCCCAAGGCCGCAGTTTGGCCCGCCTACGCTGGCGTATTCCTGGGGACTTCGGTGGCGCAGGTCGTCGGAATGGCGGCTGCGCTGATGATCGGTGAGGCAGATCCGACCGCCTGGATGGTTCCGCTCGGCGGGCCGATCCTGGGGGTATTGACGTTGCTCTTCGTGGGCTTTGCCAACATCACCAGCATGGCGTCGATCTCGTACTCGACCGTGCTCGCGCTCAAGCAATCGAGCGGTCGACTGCTCGCCCGGCTGCGATGGCCGCAATTGTGCGCCGTGTTCCTTGCCCTACCGGCGATCCTGAGTCTGTTCCCCGGGTTCATGTACACCCATTTCATGACGTTCGTCGTCGTGACCGGCTCGTTCATTGCGGCGCTGTGCGGCGTGATCATCGCGGACTACTTCATCCTGCGAAAGCAAGCGATCCCGCTTCGCGCGCTCTACGCGAGCGGACGTAGCGACCCGCTGCAATTCACCGGAGGTGTGAACGTCGCGGCGCTTGTGTCGGTCGTAATTGCTGCGGCCTTCTACCTCTGGATCTACAACCCGATCACGCTCGAGACGCAGCCGCTCTTCCAGTACGCGACCGCATCGGTGCCTACCGTGCTGATCGCCATGATGAGTCACATCGTGTTGAGCCATGTGTTCTACATTCGGCGTGGGCTCGGCGGCTACGACGCAAAGGACACTTTCGCCGCTGCAGGAAAGGAATAG
- a CDS encoding alcohol dehydrogenase catalytic domain-containing protein, which yields MTETIEVRAAVYRGDKAGRLTVETLHLAPPSYGEVRVRVRAAGVCGSDRHVLDGEWNVALPAIMGHEAAGVVESIGEGVRGLAVGDHVVLAWHQACQRCESCTAGKSWACRFAKSNDSLLPDGTTRWSDAQGAAAYPYLAVGAMSEAVVVPEFAAIKIDNRVPFDIASLIGCSVGTGYGAVVNNARVVAGESAVVVGSGGVGLSIISALKLAGATPIIAVDVSEAKLAEAVRAGATHGLIGGPDLAICVGELTDGGVDVAFEAIGRVATMAQLPDLIRPGARAVFVGLPPEGQKVEIDGLLLAYEGKTIIGSNYGGLVPARDFPRIARAYLAGALPLDDLISARVPLDETNEAFDAMRRGERTRSVITFD from the coding sequence ATGACCGAGACGATTGAGGTCCGCGCGGCGGTCTACCGCGGCGACAAGGCTGGGCGCTTGACAGTCGAGACGCTGCACCTGGCGCCCCCTTCGTACGGCGAGGTACGTGTGCGGGTGCGCGCGGCAGGTGTCTGTGGCTCGGATCGTCACGTGCTCGATGGTGAATGGAACGTCGCGCTGCCCGCCATCATGGGGCACGAGGCCGCCGGCGTTGTCGAGTCGATCGGCGAAGGAGTGCGCGGCCTTGCCGTGGGTGACCACGTTGTCCTTGCGTGGCATCAGGCCTGCCAGCGCTGCGAGTCGTGCACCGCTGGCAAGTCTTGGGCGTGCCGCTTCGCGAAGTCGAATGACTCCTTGTTGCCCGACGGTACGACGAGGTGGAGCGACGCGCAGGGTGCAGCCGCATACCCGTACCTCGCCGTCGGCGCCATGAGCGAGGCTGTCGTGGTGCCCGAGTTCGCGGCGATCAAGATCGATAATCGTGTGCCATTCGATATCGCGAGCCTCATCGGCTGCTCGGTCGGCACGGGCTACGGGGCGGTCGTCAACAACGCCCGTGTGGTCGCGGGGGAGTCCGCAGTGGTGGTCGGATCCGGCGGGGTCGGCCTATCGATCATTTCGGCGCTAAAACTTGCTGGCGCCACCCCGATCATTGCGGTCGACGTGTCCGAAGCGAAGCTTGCGGAGGCTGTGCGCGCCGGCGCGACCCACGGACTGATCGGGGGACCTGATCTCGCGATATGTGTGGGCGAGCTCACTGACGGCGGCGTGGACGTCGCCTTCGAGGCGATCGGGCGCGTGGCGACGATGGCGCAGCTTCCCGACCTCATCCGCCCGGGAGCGCGGGCCGTATTTGTGGGACTGCCGCCGGAGGGGCAGAAGGTCGAGATCGACGGCCTGCTGCTCGCCTACGAAGGGAAGACCATCATCGGCTCGAACTATGGCGGGCTTGTGCCGGCGCGGGACTTTCCGCGCATCGCGCGCGCTTACCTTGCGGGGGCGCTGCCCTTGGACGACCTGATCAGTGCCCGGGTGCCACTCGATGAGACGAACGAGGCGTTTGATGCAATGCGTCGCGGCGAGCGGACACGGAGCGTGATTACGTTCGACTGA
- the argH gene encoding argininosuccinate lyase translates to MTDESLAAASPDESSNRAAEDGALWGGRFASGPSPALQALSKSTQFDWILAPYDIAGSKAHASALAAARYLDPEELAAMRAGLDELAARVASGAFVAAESDEDVHSALERGLIEITGVQLGGKLRAGRSRNDQIATLVRLFLLDHAAVLRVQLLDLLDALLDQALAHPEAIMPGRTHLQHAQPVLLAHHLGAHAWPIVRDLERIRDWAGRAQHSPYGGGALAGSSLGLDPRLVARELGLGEPLENSIDGTAARDVVAEFAFICAQIGIDLSRLSEEIILWNTKEFGFVRLHDSYSTGSSIMPQKKNPDIAELARGKSGRLIGNLTGLLATLKAMPLAYNRDLQEDKEPVFDSVSQLEMLLPAFTGMVATMRFDTERMAALAPQGFSLATDVAEWLVKQGVIFRDAHEISGELVRFCEERGLELHEPSDEQLQSVSPELTPAVRDVLTIEGSVNSRVGAGGTARVRVDDQLARLAERIAEFRSAK, encoded by the coding sequence ATGACCGACGAAAGCCTCGCCGCCGCCAGCCCTGACGAGTCGAGCAACCGCGCAGCCGAGGACGGTGCCCTCTGGGGCGGCCGTTTCGCGAGCGGCCCGTCGCCCGCGCTGCAGGCGCTGAGCAAGTCCACCCAGTTTGACTGGATCCTGGCGCCCTACGACATCGCCGGTTCCAAGGCACACGCTTCGGCCCTCGCCGCGGCGAGGTACTTGGACCCTGAAGAGCTCGCCGCAATGCGGGCCGGGCTCGACGAACTCGCCGCACGGGTGGCGAGCGGGGCGTTCGTCGCCGCGGAATCGGACGAGGACGTGCACTCAGCGCTCGAGCGCGGGCTGATCGAAATCACGGGCGTGCAGCTCGGCGGCAAGCTTCGTGCGGGCCGCAGCCGGAACGACCAGATCGCGACGCTCGTGCGCCTCTTCCTGCTGGACCACGCGGCGGTGCTTCGCGTGCAGCTGCTCGACCTGCTCGACGCCCTGCTCGACCAGGCGCTCGCCCACCCCGAGGCGATCATGCCGGGCCGCACCCACCTGCAGCACGCCCAGCCGGTGCTGCTCGCGCACCACCTCGGCGCGCACGCGTGGCCGATCGTGCGCGACCTCGAGCGCATCCGCGACTGGGCGGGCCGCGCGCAGCACTCGCCGTACGGCGGGGGCGCCCTCGCGGGCAGCTCACTCGGCCTCGACCCGCGCCTGGTGGCGCGTGAGCTCGGGCTCGGCGAGCCGCTCGAGAACTCGATCGACGGCACCGCGGCGCGCGACGTCGTCGCCGAGTTCGCGTTCATCTGCGCCCAGATCGGCATCGACCTGTCGCGGCTTTCGGAGGAGATCATCCTCTGGAACACCAAGGAGTTCGGCTTCGTTCGCCTGCACGATTCCTACTCGACCGGGTCGTCGATCATGCCGCAGAAGAAGAACCCCGACATCGCCGAGCTCGCGCGCGGCAAGTCGGGGCGCCTGATCGGAAATCTGACGGGACTGCTCGCGACGCTGAAGGCAATGCCGCTCGCGTACAACCGCGACCTGCAGGAGGACAAGGAGCCGGTGTTCGACTCGGTCTCGCAGCTCGAGATGCTGCTGCCCGCGTTCACCGGCATGGTCGCCACGATGCGCTTCGATACCGAGCGCATGGCGGCGCTCGCCCCCCAGGGCTTCTCGCTCGCGACCGATGTCGCCGAGTGGCTCGTGAAGCAGGGGGTCATCTTCCGCGACGCCCACGAGATCTCGGGCGAGCTCGTCCGGTTCTGCGAGGAGCGCGGCCTCGAGCTGCACGAACCGAGCGACGAGCAGCTGCAGAGCGTCTCGCCGGAGCTCACCCCTGCGGTGCGCGACGTCCTCACGATCGAGGGCTCGGTGAACAGCCGGGTCGGCGCGGGCGGTACTGCCCGCGTGCGGGTCGACGATCAGCTTGCGCGTCTGGCCGAGCGCATCGCAGAGTTCCGTTCGGCAAAATAG
- the tyrS gene encoding tyrosine--tRNA ligase, which produces MNERTEIFAAQKLDDSFATLWDELEWRGLIHVSTDAEALSTLLEGEPFTYYCGFDPTAPSLHLGNLVQLLLLRRLQLKGHKPLGLVGGSTGLIGDPRPTAERTLNSRDTVAEWVSRLQAQVSRFLSAEGDNAVRLVNNLDWTAELTAIDFLREIGKHFRVGTMLKKDAVAARLNSEEGISYTEFSYQILQGYDFLELFRSYDCILQSGGSDQWGNLTSGTDLIRRETGKSAHAIGTPLITNSDGTKFGKSEGNAIWLDPSMCSPYAFYQFWVNADDADVIDRLKVFTFLSRAEIEELARQVAEEPFRRAAQKRLAYEVTSLVHGKTATEAAIAASDALFGKGDLTALDSATLGAALTELPHVRAELGARVIQLLVDAGLVSSLGEARRAIAQGGVTINGAPIDSDDAELAAGHLLHDTYAVLRRGKKTLAGLIVGGEG; this is translated from the coding sequence GTGAACGAACGCACCGAGATCTTCGCCGCCCAAAAGCTCGACGACAGCTTTGCAACGCTGTGGGACGAGCTCGAATGGCGCGGCCTCATTCACGTATCGACCGACGCCGAGGCGTTGTCGACACTGCTCGAGGGCGAGCCGTTCACCTATTACTGCGGGTTTGACCCGACCGCGCCAAGCCTGCACCTGGGCAACCTCGTGCAGCTCTTGCTCCTGCGCCGGCTGCAGCTCAAGGGGCACAAGCCGCTCGGCCTCGTGGGCGGCTCCACCGGACTCATCGGCGACCCGCGGCCCACTGCGGAGCGCACGCTGAACAGCCGCGACACGGTCGCCGAGTGGGTGTCGCGCCTGCAGGCGCAGGTATCGCGCTTCCTCTCTGCCGAGGGGGACAACGCGGTGCGCCTCGTGAACAACCTCGATTGGACGGCCGAGCTCACCGCGATCGACTTCCTGCGCGAGATCGGCAAGCACTTCCGCGTCGGCACGATGCTCAAGAAGGACGCAGTCGCGGCCCGCCTGAACTCAGAAGAGGGCATCAGCTACACCGAGTTCAGCTACCAGATCCTGCAGGGCTACGACTTCCTGGAGCTGTTCCGCAGCTACGACTGCATCCTGCAGTCGGGCGGCAGCGACCAGTGGGGCAACCTTACGAGCGGCACCGACCTGATCCGCCGCGAAACCGGCAAGTCGGCGCACGCGATCGGCACCCCGCTGATCACGAACTCGGACGGCACGAAGTTTGGCAAGAGCGAGGGGAACGCCATTTGGCTCGACCCGAGCATGTGCTCGCCGTACGCGTTCTACCAGTTCTGGGTCAACGCGGACGACGCCGACGTGATCGACCGGCTGAAGGTTTTCACCTTCCTCTCGCGCGCCGAGATCGAGGAGCTCGCTCGCCAGGTTGCGGAAGAGCCCTTCCGTCGCGCCGCCCAGAAGCGCCTGGCCTACGAGGTCACGTCGCTCGTGCACGGCAAGACCGCAACCGAGGCGGCCATCGCTGCGTCGGACGCGCTGTTCGGCAAGGGCGACCTCACCGCGCTCGACTCGGCAACATTGGGCGCTGCGCTCACCGAGCTGCCGCATGTGCGGGCCGAGCTCGGCGCGCGCGTGATCCAGCTGCTCGTCGACGCTGGCCTGGTCTCCTCGTTGGGCGAGGCGCGGCGAGCGATCGCTCAGGGCGGCGTCACCATCAATGGCGCCCCGATCGACTCGGACGACGCGGAATTGGCGGCGGGCCACCTGCTGCACGACACCTACGCCGTGCTGCGCCGGGGCAAGAAGACTCTTGCGGGCCTCATTGTGGGCGGCGAGGGCTAA
- a CDS encoding aminotransferase class V-fold PLP-dependent enzyme, with protein MTHSGTSDSGASGHHTRMHEVSAETERIVDRVLEYSRRRILSENTPLDHPSTEAELTRLAGTTIDERGIGEARALAVFEHVLAPACITTDHPQFLSFIPSAPSKAAVAFDLVVSASALYGGSWMEGAGVVHAENEVLRWLANEFGLPKGAGGVFVQGGTIGNLSALVAAREVARDKLASQASPSGRWVIVCSAEAHSSIAAAARVMDVDIATAAVDADGVLRAESVRAQLQDHGDRVIAVVVTTGTTNFGIVDDVAGIAALKQEFDFWLHVDGAYGLAAMLSPLSREQFAGVELADSLVVDPHKWLFAPYDACALLYRDPETGRRAHTQHAEYLDALTEATEWSPSDYATQLTRRPRGLPLWFSLATYGAAAYRDSIGHSITLARRIADEIRQRPGLQLVREPQLSVVVFERTGWERADYDRWSHGLLESQQAFVVPSSHAGRANARFAIVNPLTTYEQLVGILDSME; from the coding sequence ATGACGCACAGCGGCACATCAGATTCCGGGGCGAGCGGCCACCACACTCGCATGCACGAGGTTTCCGCGGAGACGGAACGCATCGTCGACCGGGTACTCGAGTACTCACGGCGCAGGATCCTGTCGGAGAACACGCCCCTTGATCACCCCTCCACCGAGGCGGAACTCACGCGCCTTGCGGGGACCACCATTGACGAGCGCGGCATTGGGGAGGCGCGTGCACTTGCGGTTTTCGAGCACGTGCTGGCGCCGGCCTGCATCACGACCGACCACCCGCAGTTTCTGTCATTCATCCCGAGTGCCCCGTCGAAGGCGGCCGTCGCATTCGACCTCGTCGTTTCGGCGAGCGCGCTGTACGGCGGGTCCTGGATGGAGGGGGCCGGGGTCGTGCACGCCGAGAACGAGGTGCTTCGCTGGTTGGCGAACGAGTTCGGGCTGCCGAAGGGCGCCGGCGGGGTGTTCGTACAGGGCGGCACCATCGGAAACCTCTCGGCGCTGGTCGCGGCCAGGGAAGTGGCGCGCGACAAGTTGGCGAGCCAGGCATCCCCTTCGGGCCGCTGGGTCATCGTCTGCAGCGCTGAGGCCCACTCGTCAATCGCGGCGGCGGCACGGGTCATGGACGTGGATATTGCGACCGCGGCCGTCGATGCGGATGGCGTGCTGCGCGCAGAGTCGGTCAGGGCGCAGCTGCAGGATCACGGAGATCGGGTGATCGCCGTCGTCGTGACGACAGGGACGACGAATTTTGGGATCGTCGATGACGTCGCGGGGATCGCGGCGCTGAAGCAGGAGTTCGACTTCTGGCTGCATGTGGACGGAGCCTACGGGCTCGCGGCGATGCTCTCGCCGCTGAGCCGCGAGCAGTTCGCCGGGGTCGAACTCGCCGATTCTCTGGTCGTCGACCCGCACAAGTGGCTGTTCGCGCCCTACGACGCGTGCGCGCTGCTGTACCGCGACCCCGAAACGGGGCGTCGGGCCCACACGCAGCACGCCGAGTACCTCGACGCGCTCACCGAGGCGACCGAGTGGAGCCCCTCCGATTACGCGACGCAACTGACGCGCAGGCCGCGCGGCCTGCCGCTGTGGTTCTCGCTCGCCACGTACGGAGCTGCCGCCTATCGCGATTCGATCGGTCACTCGATCACGCTCGCTCGACGCATCGCCGACGAGATTCGGCAGCGGCCCGGGCTGCAGTTGGTGCGTGAGCCGCAGCTGTCGGTGGTGGTCTTCGAACGAACGGGTTGGGAGCGGGCGGATTACGACCGCTGGTCGCACGGCTTGCTCGAAAGCCAGCAGGCGTTCGTCGTGCCGAGCTCCCATGCCGGAAGAGCGAACGCGCGCTTCGCGATCGTCAATCCGCTCACGACCTATGAGCAGCTGGTGGGGATTCTCGACAGCATGGAGTGA